The nucleotide sequence TCTCCCTGATGCAGACTGTTCCCCTGACCGGCGCCATTGTGGTCACGACGCCCTCCGACGTCTCGCTCCAGGACGCGCGCAAGGCCATCGAGATGTTCCGCCAGGTGAAGGTGGACATCCTGGGCATGGTCGAGAACATGAGCCACTTCGTCTGCCCGCACTGTCATCACGAGATCGACATCTTCTCCACCGGCGGAGGCGAGCGTACCGCCAAGCAGTTCAACGTCCCCTTCCTGGGGAAAATCGAACTCGACCCCGACATCCGGCGCGGGGGCGATACCGGCCACCCGGTGGTTCTTGCCGGGGAGCAGGGTGAGCATGCGAAGTCGTTTTTCGCCCTGGCCAAGACGGTGGTAACGCGCGTGGACGAGCAGAACGCAGCCGCCCCCCAGGATTTCCTGAAAATCCAGTAGCCCTGGCGGTTTGGCACTCTGAGTCCCAGAGTGCCAAACCTTGACTACCCTTTCGTCCGGACCTAGAATCTAGGTAGACCCCACTCTGCGGATTGGGTGTAAGTTTTTGCATCTAAAGCTTTTAGTGGGGCAGGTGTTCATTCATGTCGTCCCCCGGACAAATCGGCCCGCGCGAGCGCGAGATTCTGACGGCCATCGTGGAGACCTACATCGCCACGGGCGATCCGGTCGGATCGCGCACGCTGTCGCGCAGCAATCCCAACGGGCTCAGCCCGGCGACCATCCGCAACGTCATGGCCGACCTCGCGGACGCCGGCTTCCTGGAGCAGCCGCACACTTCCGCCGGCCGCGTGCCCACGCCCAAGGCGTATCGCTATTTCGTTGAGCACATCACGGGGCGGGCGCATCTCTCCCCGGCCGACGAGGGGCTGATCCGGCAGTCGCTTTCCGGCGTCTCCGACCCGCAGGAATTCCTGGAGCGCACTTCGCACGTGCTCTCGCTGATCTCCAGTTGCGTGGGCGTGGCAGTCGCGGCCCCCGGCGCGCACAATGCGCTTGATCATGTCTATTTCTCGCGTCTGGCGGAAAAGAAGATCCTGGCCGTGGTGGTGACGCGCTCGGGTGTGGTGCGCGACCGCGTGCTTCGGACCGAGCGCGACCTGCCGCAGTCCGACCTCGACACCGCCGCGCGCTACATCAACGAAAACTTCCGCGGCTGGACCATCGAGGACATGAAGGCCGAGATCGGGCGGCGCCTGGAGCAGATGCGCAGCGAGTACGACCGCCTGCGCGCATCGCTCGAGGAGCTCTGCCGCGGTGGCGCGCTCAGCGGCGGGCCGGCTGCTCCGCAGAATGTCTTCGTCGAGGGCGTGGCCAACCTGGTGGTGGACGAGGCCGACAAGGAGCGCCTCAAGGAGCTGTTGCGCGCTCTGGAGGAAAAAGAGCGCATCGTCGAACTGCTTTCCGCCTACCTCAGCGCCCGCCAGGAAGCGGTGCGCGTGGTGATCGGGCTCGAAGAGGCCATGCCGCAGATGCGCAACCTGGTGCTCATCGGTGCCCCCGCTCGCGTCGGAGAAGAGGTTGTGGGCTCTCTTGCCGTGATCGGACCCACCCGCATGGATTACGAGCACACCATCACGGCCGTGTCTTACATCGCGAAAATGTTCGACAGGATCTTGAACGAAAACCGTTGAACGGAATCGAATAGGAGAATGGCAAAAGGGAACGGAAAACCGGATCTTGACTTGGAGCATGAGCTGCCTCCGGGCGAAGACGGCGGCGAGGTGACGCCGGAGGCGGGCGCGCCTGAAAGCCAAGCGCCCATCAGTGAGGCCGCCGCACAGCAGGAAGAGCTGCGCAAGCTGAGGGCGGAGCGCGATGCGCTCTACGACCGCCTGGCGCGCCAGCAGGCTGACTTCGAGAACCAGCGCAAGCGCATCGTCCGCGAGCAGGCGGAGTTCAAGGATTACGCGCTCGCAGACGCCGTCAAGGAGCTGCTGCCCATCGTGGACAGCTTCGACCGGGCGATCAAGCATGCAGGCCCAGAGGACAAGGATTTCCGCTCCGGCGTCGAGCTCATCAACCGGCAACTGCACGATGCGCTGGCCAAGCTTGGCGTGCGCCAGATCCCGTCGGAAGGCGAGCCCTTCGACCCGCACCTGCACCAGGCGGTCCAGATGGTGGATACGGACCAGGCCGAAGACAACCACGTGCTGGAAGAGTTGCAGCGCGGATACAAGCTGAAAGACCGCCTGCTGCGCCCGGCGATGGTGCGCGTGGCGCGCAATCCAAAATCCAAATCGTAGGGGAATGAGTCTGGCCACACAAGCAAAACGCGATTATTACGAGGTCCTGGGAGTCGGGCGCGGTGCCGCCGATCAGGAGATCAAGAGCGCCTACCGCAAACTCGCCATGCAGTACCACCCGGATCGCAACCCCGGGAACCCTAACGCTGAGGAGAGCTTCAAGGAGTGCAGCGAGGCCTATGCCGTGCTCTCCGACCCGAACAAGCGCGCCCAGTACGACCAGTTCGGCCACGCCGGTGTGAATGGCGGCTCGGTGCAGTTCGACCCGTCCATCTTCAATGACATCCTCAGCGACCTGTTTGGCGGGGACTTTTTCGGTTTCGGCGACCTTTTCGGCACCGGCAGCGGCCGTCGGCGCAGCCGCGCGCAGCGCGGCGCCGACCTGCGCGAAGACCTGACGCTCGAGTTCGAAGAAGCGGTCTTCGGCGCCAAGAAGGAGACCACCTACCGCCGCCACGAGATCTGCGACCAGTGTCATGGGTCGGGCGCGGCGGCGGGCAAGTCGCCCTCGACGTGCAGCCAGTGCGGCGGGCGCGGACAGGTCCGCTATCAGCAGGGATTCTTCACTGTCTCGCGCACCTGCCCGGCCTGCGGCGGCGTGGGCAGCGTGATCACCGACCCCTGCAAGGCGTGCAAGGGACAGGGCCGCGTGCTGCGGCAGCGCACCAAGGAGATCGAGATCCCGGCGGGCGTCGAGGACGGCATGCGCGTGCGCCTGGGAGAGGCTGGCGAAGCGGGCTCGTTCGGCGGACCTCCGGGCGACCTCTACGTCGTCCTGCACGTCAAGGAACACGCGTTCTTCGAACGCGAGGGCAACGATCTGCACTGCGTGCTGCCCATCTCCTTCGCCCAGGCTGCCCTCGGCACCGAGCTGAAGGTCCCGACGCTGGACGGGGAGCAAAACCTGAAGATCCCCGACGGCACGCAGAGCGGAGCCACCTTCCGCCTGCGCGGCAAGGGGGTGCCGGTGCTGAACGGCCGCGGGAAGGGCGACCTCTTTGTCGAGGTGCGTGTGCAAACTCCGAGCAAGCTCACCAAGCGCGAAAAGGAACTGCTTCAGGAACTCGATTCGCTGCGCCGTGTGGACAACAAGCCCGAGCACCGCACGCTGTTCAGCAAAGTCAAGGACATCTTCCAGTAGTCCCACCCTATATGACGAGACGCCGCTGGATCGCCGACGAAGTCACCGGCGATCGTGCCGCCCTCGTGGAGGCCCACGCCGATCACCTGGTGCGCGTCCTGCGCGCGCGCGTAGGCCAGGAATTCGACATCTCTGCTGGCGGACGCGTCCGCCGTGGCCGGATCGCGAGCGTAACGCCTCAGCGCGTGGAGTTTGAGCTGGCCGAAGACGTCCCCGCCTCGGCCGCTCCGCAGATCCACCTCTACCTGGCCG is from Terriglobia bacterium and encodes:
- the hrcA gene encoding heat-inducible transcriptional repressor HrcA, yielding MSSPGQIGPREREILTAIVETYIATGDPVGSRTLSRSNPNGLSPATIRNVMADLADAGFLEQPHTSAGRVPTPKAYRYFVEHITGRAHLSPADEGLIRQSLSGVSDPQEFLERTSHVLSLISSCVGVAVAAPGAHNALDHVYFSRLAEKKILAVVVTRSGVVRDRVLRTERDLPQSDLDTAARYINENFRGWTIEDMKAEIGRRLEQMRSEYDRLRASLEELCRGGALSGGPAAPQNVFVEGVANLVVDEADKERLKELLRALEEKERIVELLSAYLSARQEAVRVVIGLEEAMPQMRNLVLIGAPARVGEEVVGSLAVIGPTRMDYEHTITAVSYIAKMFDRILNENR
- the grpE gene encoding nucleotide exchange factor GrpE encodes the protein MAKGNGKPDLDLEHELPPGEDGGEVTPEAGAPESQAPISEAAAQQEELRKLRAERDALYDRLARQQADFENQRKRIVREQAEFKDYALADAVKELLPIVDSFDRAIKHAGPEDKDFRSGVELINRQLHDALAKLGVRQIPSEGEPFDPHLHQAVQMVDTDQAEDNHVLEELQRGYKLKDRLLRPAMVRVARNPKSKS
- the dnaJ gene encoding molecular chaperone DnaJ: MSLATQAKRDYYEVLGVGRGAADQEIKSAYRKLAMQYHPDRNPGNPNAEESFKECSEAYAVLSDPNKRAQYDQFGHAGVNGGSVQFDPSIFNDILSDLFGGDFFGFGDLFGTGSGRRRSRAQRGADLREDLTLEFEEAVFGAKKETTYRRHEICDQCHGSGAAAGKSPSTCSQCGGRGQVRYQQGFFTVSRTCPACGGVGSVITDPCKACKGQGRVLRQRTKEIEIPAGVEDGMRVRLGEAGEAGSFGGPPGDLYVVLHVKEHAFFEREGNDLHCVLPISFAQAALGTELKVPTLDGEQNLKIPDGTQSGATFRLRGKGVPVLNGRGKGDLFVEVRVQTPSKLTKREKELLQELDSLRRVDNKPEHRTLFSKVKDIFQ